One window of Solwaraspora sp. WMMA2056 genomic DNA carries:
- a CDS encoding NUDIX domain-containing protein, protein MEKHPFSAAEFADIYGRVPRLTAEVVCVDSRGVVLTRRAVPPAQGKWHLPGGTVYFGEHLHDAVRRVARRELGVAVTVGRMLGYIEYPSLLREGYRGWPVGIAFEATPSGDRLTADEQADEVGWFRSVPPGTLAEQAEFLERFFAAEVSVGRH, encoded by the coding sequence GTGGAGAAGCATCCGTTCTCGGCCGCCGAGTTCGCCGACATCTACGGCAGAGTGCCGCGACTGACCGCCGAGGTGGTGTGCGTCGACTCTCGCGGTGTCGTGCTGACCAGGCGGGCTGTTCCGCCGGCCCAGGGGAAATGGCACCTACCCGGTGGGACGGTGTACTTCGGCGAACACCTCCACGACGCGGTCCGGCGGGTCGCCCGGCGCGAACTCGGGGTTGCCGTGACGGTTGGCCGAATGCTCGGATACATCGAGTACCCGTCACTGTTGCGGGAGGGGTACCGTGGCTGGCCTGTTGGCATCGCGTTCGAAGCGACGCCGAGCGGCGACCGGCTGACCGCCGACGAGCAGGCTGACGAGGTGGGCTGGTTTCGCAGCGTCCCGCCCGGCACGCTGGCGGAACAGGCAGAGTTCCTGGAACGGTTCTTCGCCGCCGAGGTGAGCGTCGGCCGGCACTGA
- a CDS encoding alpha/beta hydrolase, which translates to MAGLTAIPNASAADNPFERGPAPSAASIAAVRGPFATSQATVSSRSADGFGGGTIYFPTSTSSGTFGAVAIAPGFTASRSSMAWLGPRLASQGFVVFNIDTITRSDQPASRGRQLLAALDFLVQRSTVRDRVDPDRLAVIGHSMGGGGALEAAQARPTLQAAIPMTPWNLTRNWSGLEVPTLIIGAENDSIASVRTHSKPFFGSFPSDLDKAYLELNGASHFAPNISNTTIASFSISWLKRFVDDDLRYEQFLCPPPQPDRQISEYRDSCPHSA; encoded by the coding sequence GTGGCCGGACTCACCGCGATCCCCAACGCCAGCGCTGCGGACAATCCCTTCGAGCGGGGTCCGGCCCCCAGCGCGGCCAGCATCGCCGCAGTCCGGGGTCCGTTCGCCACCTCCCAGGCCACCGTGTCGTCGCGCAGCGCCGACGGCTTCGGCGGCGGCACGATCTACTTCCCCACCAGCACCAGCAGCGGCACCTTCGGTGCCGTGGCGATCGCTCCCGGATTCACGGCCAGCCGTTCCAGCATGGCGTGGCTCGGACCGAGGCTCGCCTCGCAGGGTTTCGTCGTCTTCAACATCGACACGATCACCCGGTCCGACCAGCCCGCGAGCCGGGGCCGGCAACTCCTGGCGGCACTGGACTTCCTGGTGCAGCGCAGCACCGTCCGCGACCGGGTGGACCCGGACAGGCTGGCTGTGATCGGCCACTCCATGGGCGGTGGTGGCGCGCTCGAGGCGGCCCAGGCCCGCCCGACGCTGCAAGCGGCGATCCCGATGACTCCGTGGAATCTCACCAGGAACTGGTCCGGACTCGAGGTACCCACACTGATCATCGGGGCCGAGAACGACAGCATCGCGTCAGTACGTACCCATTCGAAGCCGTTCTTCGGCAGCTTCCCGTCGGACCTCGACAAGGCGTACCTCGAATTGAACGGCGCGAGCCACTTCGCGCCGAACATCTCCAACACCACCATCGCGTCGTTCAGCATCTCGTGGCTGAAGCGCTTCGTGGACGACGACCTGCGGTACGAGCAGTTCCTGTGCCCGCCGCCACAGCCGGACCGACAGATCTCCGAATACCGGGACAGCTGCCCGCACTCGGCCTGA
- a CDS encoding DUF559 domain-containing protein, with product MDPVLDALLRRTGGVVTRNQVSQVLPRWALENAVAAGRLRHVLPTVYVATDLLDHNRSGAPQLSDLGPQSRRRAVLAYADGRAAFSHTTALELWGLRRQPADEALHLTVPYGAGMRSRAGLTVHHRRGFVVGPPQVVVRGGEPVVRLERSLVESWPLLPAADRPAPLIRAVNDRWTNAGRLIAALDELPRLTDRAALWTLLAKLAAGCRSQLEIWGHDHVFVGAGMPAFRRQQMVRVDGGRTVYLDVYAERERVDFELDGAASHGSPAQREIDLRRDALLAAAGIQVVRFAHRRLIHEPQQVRREILAILDRRR from the coding sequence ATGGACCCAGTGCTCGACGCACTCCTGCGCCGTACCGGGGGAGTGGTGACCCGCAACCAGGTGTCCCAGGTGCTGCCCCGCTGGGCACTGGAGAACGCGGTCGCCGCCGGCCGGCTCCGCCACGTGCTGCCGACCGTCTACGTCGCCACCGACCTGCTCGACCACAACCGTTCCGGAGCTCCGCAACTGAGCGATCTCGGACCGCAGTCGCGACGACGTGCGGTACTGGCCTACGCCGACGGTAGGGCCGCGTTCAGCCACACCACCGCACTCGAGCTCTGGGGGCTGCGCCGGCAACCCGCTGACGAGGCACTGCACCTGACGGTGCCGTACGGCGCGGGCATGCGCAGCCGGGCCGGGCTGACGGTGCACCACCGGCGGGGGTTCGTCGTCGGTCCGCCGCAGGTGGTGGTGCGGGGCGGAGAACCGGTGGTACGGCTGGAGCGGAGTCTTGTCGAGTCCTGGCCGCTGCTGCCGGCCGCCGACCGGCCGGCTCCGCTGATCCGAGCCGTCAACGACAGGTGGACGAACGCGGGCCGGCTCATAGCGGCCCTCGACGAGCTGCCCCGGCTCACCGACCGGGCCGCGTTGTGGACGCTACTGGCGAAGCTGGCCGCCGGCTGCCGCAGCCAGTTGGAGATCTGGGGACACGATCACGTCTTCGTCGGCGCCGGCATGCCCGCGTTCCGACGCCAGCAGATGGTCCGGGTCGACGGCGGCCGCACCGTCTACCTGGACGTGTACGCCGAACGGGAACGGGTCGACTTCGAGCTCGACGGGGCGGCGTCGCACGGCAGCCCAGCCCAGCGTGAGATCGATCTGCGGCGCGACGCGCTGCTCGCGGCCGCCGGCATCCAGGTGGTCCGGTTCGCGCACCGCCGCCTGATCCACGAACCGCAGCAGGTCCGCCGGGAGATCTTGGCCATCCTCGACCGCCGCCGCTGA
- a CDS encoding glycosyltransferase: MRVLHVNKFLYRRGGAEGYLLDLADLQRAAGDEVAYFGMTHPDNDRPLRYAEHFPPYVELEPAPRGLAPRLVAVGRMVWSPASRRGLTRVIEDFGPDVIHLHNIYHQLSPSVLAAARDAGVPCVLTMHDYKLACPSYQLLDQGRVCQACVEGGPLHAARRRCKDGSASASTLLAVETWLHRQLRAYGPVGVFVSPSRFLADVMRRAGVYPDRLQVINHFVDTGTVAVKDSPGGGVVLAGRIAPEKGVDVLVEAVTRLPRQVPVHVAGDGPALPEVTALADRVAPGRVRFHGRLDKARLHELIRSAAVAVVPSRWHENQPMAVLEAFACGVPVVGTDLGGLPELITPGTDGEVVPADDPAALGEAVGKLVADPDRAYTMGMQARAKIDRDFTPQLHLSRLREAYRTAATTAPAGGRR, encoded by the coding sequence ATGCGTGTCCTCCATGTGAACAAGTTTCTCTATCGGCGTGGTGGTGCGGAGGGCTACCTGCTGGACCTCGCGGATCTGCAGCGCGCCGCCGGGGACGAGGTCGCGTACTTCGGAATGACCCACCCGGACAACGACCGGCCGTTGCGCTACGCGGAGCATTTTCCGCCGTACGTCGAACTGGAACCGGCCCCGCGCGGCCTGGCACCCCGGCTGGTCGCCGTCGGTCGGATGGTCTGGTCACCGGCGAGTCGCCGGGGCCTGACCCGGGTGATCGAGGATTTCGGCCCGGACGTCATCCATCTGCACAACATCTACCACCAGCTCTCTCCGTCGGTGCTGGCCGCCGCCCGTGACGCCGGGGTGCCGTGCGTGTTGACCATGCACGACTACAAGCTCGCCTGCCCCAGCTACCAGCTGCTCGACCAGGGCAGGGTCTGCCAGGCGTGCGTGGAGGGCGGTCCGCTACACGCCGCGCGGCGCAGGTGCAAGGACGGATCGGCATCCGCCAGTACGCTACTCGCCGTAGAGACCTGGTTGCACCGACAGTTACGGGCGTACGGCCCGGTCGGGGTGTTCGTCAGCCCCAGCCGGTTCCTCGCCGACGTGATGCGGCGGGCCGGGGTCTACCCGGACCGGCTGCAGGTGATCAACCACTTCGTGGACACCGGCACCGTGGCGGTGAAGGATTCGCCGGGTGGGGGAGTGGTCCTCGCCGGCCGGATCGCCCCGGAGAAGGGAGTGGACGTGCTGGTCGAAGCGGTGACCCGGCTGCCCCGTCAGGTGCCGGTGCACGTGGCCGGCGACGGCCCGGCGCTTCCCGAGGTGACGGCGCTCGCCGACCGGGTGGCACCCGGCCGGGTGCGGTTCCACGGCCGGCTCGACAAGGCCCGGCTGCATGAGCTGATCAGGTCGGCGGCGGTGGCCGTGGTGCCGTCGCGCTGGCACGAGAACCAGCCCATGGCGGTGCTGGAGGCGTTCGCCTGCGGCGTACCGGTGGTCGGCACCGACCTCGGCGGGCTGCCGGAGCTGATCACCCCGGGCACCGACGGCGAGGTGGTCCCGGCCGACGACCCGGCGGCGCTCGGCGAGGCCGTCGGCAAACTGGTCGCCGACCCCGACCGGGCGTACACGATGGGGATGCAGGCCCGCGCGAAGATCGACCGGGACTTCACCCCGCAGCTGCACCTGTCCCGGCTGCGCGAGGCCTACCGGACCGCCGCGACGACCGCGCCCGCCGGAGGCCGGCGATGA
- a CDS encoding sugar phosphate isomerase/epimerase family protein, producing the protein MARPITLFTGQWADLPFEEVCRLTSEWGYDGLEIACWGDHFEVDRALAEDDYVERKLQTLAKYNLKVYAISNHLVGQAVCDHPIDERHQGILPARIWGDGEPEGVRQRAAEEIKDTARAAAKLGVSTVIGFTGSSIWHTLAMFPPVPPSMIERGYQDFADRWNPILDVFDEVGVRFAHEVHPSEIAYDYWTTRRTLDAIGHRPAFGLNWDPSHFVWQELDPVNFILEFADRIYHVDCKDAKVRTGDGRRGRLASHLPWADLRRGWDFVSTGHGDVPWEDCFRALNAIGYDGPISVEWEDAGMDRLVGAPEALQFVRRLAFDAPSAAFDAAFSSGD; encoded by the coding sequence ATGGCGCGACCCATCACCCTCTTCACCGGCCAGTGGGCCGACCTGCCGTTCGAGGAAGTGTGCCGGCTGACCTCGGAGTGGGGCTACGACGGCCTGGAGATCGCCTGCTGGGGCGACCACTTCGAGGTGGACCGGGCCCTCGCCGAGGACGACTACGTCGAGCGCAAGCTGCAGACCTTGGCCAAGTACAACCTCAAGGTGTACGCGATCTCCAACCACCTGGTCGGTCAGGCGGTCTGCGACCACCCGATCGACGAGCGTCACCAGGGCATCCTGCCGGCCCGGATCTGGGGGGACGGGGAGCCCGAAGGCGTCCGGCAGCGAGCCGCCGAGGAGATCAAGGACACCGCCCGGGCCGCCGCCAAGCTCGGCGTCTCCACCGTGATCGGCTTCACCGGATCGTCGATCTGGCACACCCTGGCCATGTTCCCGCCGGTGCCGCCGTCGATGATCGAACGCGGCTACCAGGACTTCGCCGACCGGTGGAATCCGATCCTCGACGTGTTCGACGAGGTCGGGGTCCGGTTCGCGCACGAGGTGCATCCGAGCGAGATCGCCTACGACTACTGGACGACCCGACGCACCCTCGACGCGATCGGCCACCGGCCCGCGTTCGGGCTCAACTGGGACCCGTCGCACTTCGTCTGGCAGGAGCTGGACCCGGTCAACTTCATCCTGGAGTTCGCCGACCGGATCTACCACGTCGACTGCAAGGACGCCAAGGTACGCACCGGCGACGGCCGACGCGGTCGGCTCGCCTCACATCTGCCGTGGGCGGACCTGCGTCGTGGTTGGGACTTCGTCTCGACCGGGCACGGCGACGTGCCGTGGGAGGACTGCTTCCGGGCGCTGAACGCGATCGGGTACGACGGTCCGATCTCGGTCGAGTGGGAGGACGCCGGCATGGACCGGCTGGTCGGTGCCCCGGAGGCGTTGCAGTTCGTCCGGCGGCTCGCGTTCGACGCCCCGTCGGCGGCCTTCGACGCGGCGTTCTCCAGCGGCGACTGA
- a CDS encoding sulfotransferase, which yields MTGNRGTTDRLRRTVRGARAWARTMVPGQLGALPDFLIIGGQRCGTTSLHHYLAAHPQVRPATGKELQYFSIHHGRGERWYQAHFPARPAGVRSFEASPYYLFHPSVPARVATDLPQARCIALLRDPVERAYSHYLHTRSYGAEPLSFADAVAAEERRLADALRDGPGSPAAHTALRNHSYLARGRYAEQLQRWYAVLPADRLLVLRSEDMYADPAGAYDRVLRFLDLDPFTPAGFAQHTRRTDRGPGELTDSLRTQLGDYFAPYNADLADLLGWPHTWSPRS from the coding sequence ATGACCGGCAACCGGGGGACCACCGACCGGCTGCGCCGTACGGTACGCGGGGCGCGGGCCTGGGCGCGCACGATGGTGCCCGGCCAGCTGGGTGCCCTGCCGGACTTCCTGATCATCGGTGGACAACGTTGCGGCACCACCTCGTTGCACCACTATCTCGCCGCCCATCCGCAGGTGCGCCCGGCCACCGGCAAGGAACTGCAGTACTTCAGCATCCACCACGGACGCGGGGAACGCTGGTATCAGGCGCACTTCCCGGCCCGCCCGGCCGGGGTCCGCAGCTTCGAGGCCAGCCCGTACTACCTGTTTCACCCGAGCGTGCCGGCCCGGGTCGCCACCGACCTGCCGCAGGCCCGCTGCATCGCCCTGCTACGCGACCCGGTCGAGCGGGCCTACTCGCACTACCTGCACACCCGCTCGTACGGCGCCGAACCACTGTCGTTCGCCGACGCGGTCGCCGCCGAGGAGCGGCGGCTGGCCGACGCGCTGCGCGACGGGCCGGGCAGTCCGGCCGCGCACACCGCGCTGCGCAACCACTCGTACCTGGCCCGGGGCCGTTACGCCGAGCAGTTGCAACGCTGGTACGCCGTACTGCCGGCGGACCGGCTGCTGGTGCTGCGCAGCGAGGACATGTACGCCGACCCGGCCGGCGCCTACGACCGGGTGCTGCGCTTCCTCGACCTGGATCCGTTCACCCCGGCGGGGTTCGCCCAGCACACCCGGCGGACCGACCGGGGGCCGGGGGAGTTGACCGACTCGCTACGCACCCAGCTCGGCGACTACTTCGCCCCGTACAACGCCGACCTCGCCGACCTGCTCGGCTGGCCGCACACCTGGTCGCCCCGGAGCTGA
- a CDS encoding sulfotransferase, with translation MTDPAGDPIPVRVLYLAGSGRSGSTLITTVLGQLDGCFAAGELRYLWQRGIVDNRPCGCGEPFDSCPTWRAVRRTLGTPDAAGTPDALDAPDAAGIAARLRTRLRMRDLPALLRRAATGRRAVPPHPDDAVIAAIYQAIARQTGTPGNGPVVIVDSSKLPPYGALLRDLPGIDLRVLHLVRDPRGTTFSWRRRRGLDGAGDQKLMSRPPVWKAALLWRVWNAATVRLFGGDGPDRYLRIRYEDVVADPAGQLRRIASFAGLDPAGLPLDAAGRVTLAPTHSVAGNPSRHRTGAVPITDDAEWLRALPGRSYAVVTAVTLPLLRRFGYPVRRPVPPAAASSDPAVPASPESGSVVPPQPVSVPAPTKEG, from the coding sequence ATGACCGACCCGGCTGGCGACCCGATCCCGGTACGGGTGCTCTACCTGGCCGGCAGTGGACGCAGCGGCAGCACGCTGATCACCACTGTCCTCGGCCAGCTGGACGGCTGTTTCGCCGCCGGCGAGCTGCGCTACCTGTGGCAGCGGGGCATCGTCGACAACCGCCCGTGCGGCTGCGGTGAGCCGTTCGACAGCTGCCCCACCTGGCGGGCGGTCCGCCGTACCCTCGGTACGCCTGACGCCGCCGGTACGCCTGACGCCCTCGATGCGCCCGACGCGGCCGGGATCGCCGCGCGGCTGCGGACCCGGCTGCGGATGCGGGACCTGCCGGCCCTGCTGCGCCGGGCCGCGACCGGCCGACGCGCCGTACCGCCGCACCCCGACGACGCCGTGATCGCCGCGATCTACCAGGCGATCGCCCGCCAGACCGGCACGCCCGGCAACGGCCCGGTGGTGATCGTCGATTCGTCGAAACTGCCGCCGTACGGGGCGCTGCTGCGTGACCTGCCCGGGATCGACCTGCGGGTGCTGCACCTGGTCCGGGATCCCCGTGGCACCACCTTCTCCTGGCGACGCCGACGCGGTCTCGACGGCGCCGGCGACCAGAAGCTGATGAGCCGGCCGCCGGTGTGGAAGGCGGCGCTGCTGTGGCGGGTCTGGAACGCCGCCACCGTCCGACTGTTCGGCGGCGACGGCCCGGACCGCTACCTGCGGATCCGCTACGAGGACGTGGTCGCCGATCCGGCCGGGCAACTGCGGCGGATCGCCTCCTTCGCTGGGCTCGACCCGGCCGGGCTGCCGCTGGACGCCGCCGGTCGGGTCACCCTGGCACCGACGCACTCGGTCGCCGGTAACCCGTCGCGGCACCGGACCGGCGCGGTGCCGATCACCGACGACGCCGAATGGCTCCGCGCGCTGCCGGGCCGGTCGTACGCGGTGGTGACCGCCGTGACCCTGCCGCTGCTGCGGCGCTTCGGCTACCCGGTACGCCGACCGGTACCGCCCGCTGCGGCGTCGTCGGATCCAGCGGTGCCGGCGTCCCCTGAGTCCGGGTCGGTGGTGCCGCCGCAGCCGGTCTCCGTCCCGGCCCCGACCAAGGAGGGTTGA
- a CDS encoding FAD-dependent oxidoreductase encodes MATDREFIVIGAGLAGLAAARRLHSANADFLLVDRSDRIGGRVATDVVDGFRFDRGFQVLNTAYPRLIDLVDLDRLDLGYFTPAVLVRQGAGTVRLAHPLRMPAAAPATLFAGVGSLSDRVLLGLLLARYAATDPARLLARPETSALDELRRAGLSPRIVDEVLLPFLSGVLADPTLETSSHVVAMILRSFARGRIAVPAAGMAALPLAVAAPLPADRILLGVDVTAVAPGVVRTVDGELRCRNVIVAADPPAATRLLPTVRRVAMRQLTTYYHATAQPPSDEPILLLDGDRRGVVANSVVISQAASGYAPPGQHLVATSVVGPDPVPEPVVRAELEWLYRTPTRDWRHLRTVAVPDALPAALPPHGRLREPARIDEGVFVAGDHRDSPSIQGALASGWRVAGVALHCRPRHA; translated from the coding sequence ATGGCCACCGATCGGGAGTTCATCGTCATCGGTGCCGGGCTGGCCGGTCTCGCCGCCGCCCGCCGACTGCACTCAGCCAATGCCGACTTTCTGCTCGTCGACCGGTCCGACCGGATCGGCGGTCGGGTCGCCACCGATGTCGTCGACGGGTTCCGGTTCGACCGCGGCTTCCAGGTGCTGAACACGGCGTACCCCCGGCTGATCGACCTGGTCGATCTGGACCGGCTCGACCTGGGGTACTTCACCCCGGCCGTGCTGGTGCGCCAGGGTGCGGGCACGGTCCGGCTGGCGCATCCGCTGCGGATGCCCGCCGCCGCCCCCGCGACGCTGTTCGCCGGCGTGGGGAGCCTGTCCGACCGGGTCCTGCTCGGTCTGCTGCTCGCCCGCTACGCCGCCACCGACCCGGCGCGGCTGCTCGCCCGCCCGGAGACCAGCGCCCTTGACGAACTCCGGCGGGCGGGCCTGTCGCCCCGCATCGTGGACGAGGTGCTGCTGCCGTTCCTGTCCGGGGTGCTCGCGGACCCGACCCTGGAGACCTCCAGCCACGTGGTGGCGATGATTCTCCGCTCGTTCGCCCGAGGCCGTATCGCGGTGCCTGCCGCCGGCATGGCGGCGTTGCCGCTGGCGGTCGCCGCGCCGTTACCCGCCGACCGGATTCTGCTCGGGGTCGACGTCACCGCCGTCGCACCGGGTGTGGTCCGCACCGTCGATGGAGAGTTGCGCTGCCGTAACGTCATCGTCGCCGCAGATCCGCCCGCCGCCACGCGTCTGCTGCCAACGGTGCGTCGGGTCGCGATGCGTCAACTGACCACCTACTACCATGCGACGGCGCAGCCTCCGTCGGACGAGCCCATCCTGCTGCTCGACGGAGACCGCCGTGGCGTGGTCGCCAACAGCGTGGTGATCAGCCAGGCGGCGAGCGGGTACGCCCCGCCCGGGCAGCATCTGGTCGCCACCTCGGTCGTCGGGCCGGACCCGGTGCCCGAGCCGGTGGTCCGCGCGGAGCTGGAATGGCTGTACCGGACCCCGACCCGCGACTGGCGCCATCTGCGTACGGTCGCGGTGCCGGACGCTCTGCCGGCGGCCCTGCCCCCGCACGGCCGACTACGGGAGCCAGCCCGGATCGACGAGGGTGTCTTCGTCGCTGGCGACCACCGGGACAGCCCGTCGATCCAAGGTGCTCTGGCCAGCGGTTGGCGGGTCGCCGGCGTGGCCCTGCACTGCCGGCCCCGGCACGCCTGA
- a CDS encoding helix-turn-helix transcriptional regulator: MTITPNATLRAVRIGLLMSQDDFARALRQAGDRAGVPNDANKRLVQRWEAGAITSPRPAYARALESVTGLPIASLGFTVAVPHARAADDGQSSRDLATPETVTPSVPSGGPAPRTAPTGNYSGVWLSRYEYHSSGRGAMFTGRHYVVLLQHGDRLTVRSLPGSSDAPLTMDLTVDGNVVTGTWVEQTAPQGYYRGARYHGAIQLLAEPTGRRLSGKWIGFGKEMDVNTGPWELIFQDASTNKATLAAYDRRPAPEQPTAAS; this comes from the coding sequence ATGACGATCACGCCGAACGCGACGCTGCGGGCCGTGCGAATTGGTCTGCTCATGAGCCAGGATGATTTCGCCCGGGCGTTGCGCCAGGCCGGCGATCGCGCCGGAGTGCCCAACGATGCCAACAAGCGCCTCGTGCAACGCTGGGAGGCTGGGGCCATCACGTCACCCCGACCGGCGTACGCGCGTGCCTTGGAGTCCGTCACCGGCCTGCCGATCGCCTCGCTCGGCTTCACCGTGGCCGTACCGCACGCCCGCGCTGCTGACGACGGCCAGAGCAGCCGTGACCTGGCTACTCCGGAGACCGTCACCCCATCGGTGCCGAGCGGCGGGCCGGCCCCGCGTACCGCGCCGACCGGCAACTACTCCGGGGTGTGGCTGTCCCGGTACGAGTACCACAGCTCAGGTCGTGGTGCCATGTTCACCGGTCGGCACTACGTGGTGCTGCTGCAGCACGGCGACCGGCTCACCGTACGCAGTCTGCCCGGATCCTCCGACGCGCCACTCACCATGGACCTCACCGTCGACGGCAACGTGGTCACCGGGACCTGGGTCGAGCAGACCGCGCCACAGGGCTACTACCGGGGTGCCCGCTACCACGGTGCGATTCAGCTCCTGGCCGAGCCGACCGGGCGTCGGCTGAGCGGCAAGTGGATCGGATTCGGCAAGGAGATGGACGTCAACACCGGCCCGTGGGAGCTGATCTTCCAGGACGCCAGTACGAACAAGGCGACTCTGGCGGCCTACGACCGCCGCCCCGCGCCGGAGCAGCCGACCGCTGCCTCATGA
- a CDS encoding sulfotransferase: protein MLSVVVGTGRCGSTLVQEILARHPAVGFVSGLDDKLPRLNLAGRRNGRLYRRSAPRPAGMTSLSHSRRLLERGRLRVAPSEAYQLIDRQVMAGYSRPCRDLRADDLTPYVEQRLRAFFDRRVRQQGCQVLLQHVTGWPRTGWLHAAYPDLRVVNVVRDGRAVANSWLQMGWWDGWRGPDNWFLGPLPSDLRAEWEEADRSFPVLAALGWKMLMAAFVEARAAHPVGQWLDVRYEDLLVAPREETARMLDFLGLDWSPGFDRGFRRYEFHGNRGAAYQRELGPQQLAAMDRVLEKPLAEWGY from the coding sequence ATGCTGTCCGTCGTCGTGGGCACCGGACGGTGCGGCTCGACCCTGGTGCAGGAGATCCTGGCCCGGCACCCCGCCGTCGGCTTCGTCTCCGGCCTGGACGACAAACTGCCCCGGCTCAATCTGGCCGGGCGGCGCAACGGCCGGCTCTACCGGCGCTCGGCACCCCGGCCGGCCGGGATGACCTCGTTGAGTCACAGCCGCCGGCTGCTGGAACGGGGTCGGCTGCGGGTCGCCCCGTCCGAGGCGTACCAGCTGATCGACCGGCAGGTGATGGCCGGCTACTCCCGGCCGTGCCGGGACCTGCGGGCCGACGATCTGACCCCGTACGTCGAGCAGCGGCTGCGGGCCTTCTTCGACCGGCGGGTACGGCAGCAGGGCTGCCAGGTGCTGCTGCAGCATGTGACCGGCTGGCCGCGCACCGGGTGGCTGCACGCCGCGTACCCGGATCTGCGGGTGGTCAACGTGGTCCGCGACGGCCGCGCGGTGGCCAACTCGTGGCTGCAGATGGGCTGGTGGGACGGCTGGCGTGGGCCGGACAACTGGTTCCTCGGCCCGCTGCCGTCCGACCTGCGTGCCGAATGGGAGGAGGCCGACCGGTCCTTCCCCGTCCTCGCCGCGTTGGGCTGGAAGATGCTGATGGCGGCCTTCGTCGAGGCCCGCGCCGCGCACCCGGTCGGGCAGTGGCTCGACGTGCGGTACGAGGATCTGCTGGTCGCCCCCCGCGAGGAGACCGCGCGGATGCTGGACTTTCTCGGCCTGGACTGGTCGCCCGGGTTCGACCGGGGCTTCCGCCGGTACGAGTTCCACGGCAACCGGGGGGCGGCGTACCAGCGGGAGTTGGGCCCGCAGCAGTTGGCGGCGATGGACCGGGTGCTGGAGAAGCCGCTCGCCGAGTGGGGGTACTGA
- a CDS encoding sulfotransferase, with product MAETAAQPTTTADAVAAPTAPIFLVGCQRSGTTFLRLVLDSHSRISCGPETRFLPDLRRIVGSDWERLARFGFPREDWLRRIADFFGGVHADYAQGRGKARWADKTPLYAISLDFVTEVFPDAQIVHVIRDGRDVVVSHRKRFGYWSAVKCVVKWPRYIRTARAMAASLPADRYYELRYEDAVREPEKSMRALFEFLGEPWEDGVLDYVDKPHDVAGKYTTEADRRRAAAGTDSAIYGSRVGSYRRELDPFLRLLVAVFSGRMLRELGYR from the coding sequence ATGGCTGAGACCGCCGCGCAGCCCACCACCACCGCCGACGCGGTGGCGGCACCGACGGCCCCCATCTTCCTGGTCGGCTGCCAGCGCTCCGGCACCACGTTCCTGCGGCTGGTGCTCGACTCGCACTCGCGGATCTCCTGCGGACCGGAGACCCGGTTCCTGCCGGACCTGCGGCGCATCGTCGGATCCGACTGGGAGCGGCTGGCCCGGTTCGGCTTCCCCCGGGAGGACTGGCTGCGCCGCATCGCCGACTTCTTCGGCGGCGTGCACGCCGACTACGCACAGGGTCGCGGCAAGGCCCGGTGGGCCGACAAGACCCCGCTGTACGCGATCTCGCTGGACTTCGTCACCGAGGTCTTCCCCGACGCGCAGATCGTGCACGTCATCCGCGACGGCCGGGACGTGGTGGTCTCGCACCGCAAACGGTTCGGCTACTGGTCGGCGGTGAAGTGCGTGGTCAAATGGCCGCGCTACATCCGTACCGCCCGTGCGATGGCGGCCAGCCTGCCCGCCGACCGGTACTACGAGCTGCGCTACGAGGACGCGGTACGCGAGCCGGAGAAGTCGATGCGGGCGCTGTTCGAGTTCCTCGGCGAACCCTGGGAGGACGGCGTGCTCGACTACGTCGACAAGCCACACGACGTGGCCGGCAAGTACACCACCGAGGCCGACCGTCGGCGGGCGGCCGCCGGCACCGACTCGGCGATCTACGGCTCGCGGGTCGGCAGCTACCGTCGCGAACTGGACCCGTTCCTGCGACTGCTCGTCGCCGTCTTCTCCGGCCGGATGCTGCGCGAACTGGGCTACCGGTGA